GAGCTTGAGCAGGAAGGCCTGCCGCTGCTCTGCTTGCTTGCGCGCCTGGATATCTCTGAATGCGACGGATAGGCCACCCTGCGGGGTTGGCATCAGATGAATCTCGATCCAGCGGCCCAGCACTGGCGACACCGTCTCCAGGCGTTCCGGCGTTCTGGTCTGCATAACGCGCTCGTGCGCTTCATAGGCAGCGCTCCCGGCAGCCTGCGGAAAAGCCAAGAGGAAAGGCTGGCCGAGCACGTCAGCGCCCTGCTTGCCCCACTGGTCGAGTGCAGAGCGGCTGGCGAACAGGAACCGCCAGTCAGCGTCCAGCGCGTAGAAGAAGTCATCAATTCCTTCAAGCACTGTCTGAAGGGCATCTGCCGCAGAGGCGCTGGCAGGTACCGGGCGTTCCCCAGTCAGCGGCGGACGAGGCTGCTGACCCGTCAGGAGGTCGGCCGCCGTGCGGCCCAGCCCCTCCAACGGCTGCACCAGAGCCGCTGCCTCCCCCTCGTGGTGGGTGTCCGCCGAGCCTGGGCCCTGCGCCACGACCAGCCCCCCCGCGCCGCGCAAGGCACGCGCGCCCAGCCTCCCGTCGGCCTCCAGGCCCACCAGCATGACCCCCAGGGTGCGCGCCCCGAAACTGATCGCCAGGGAAGCCAGCAGCTGATCCAGCGGGCGTTCTGACGCCAGTTCACCCACCGGCGGCGTGAGGGCGCAGCGGCCACCCGGTTTCACTTCCAAGATCAACTGTGGCGGGCTGACATAGATGTGCCCCGGTTGAAGTACCGTCCCCTGTTGCGCCCAGTGAATAGGCAGCGGGGTGTGGCGCTGCAACTCTTCCAGAAGTGCCGCCTGACCACCGAAGGACGCCCCGATCACCACGGAAGCCGACAGGTCAGTAGGCAGGTCAGCCAAGATGGCCGCGAGTGCTGCCGTCCCATCAGCGGAAGGAAGCACCACCAGCACATCAAAAGGTGTCGCGGCAGCGGCTGAAGGAAGGGACATAGCTGGAGGCATTCTAGAGACCGCGCTGTGATGGCAGTCTGGATTAACCTTCAGGGCCGTCCATGTCTTTCGGGGGTCACCGTTGCCAGGGCCCCACATCCTCAGAAACAGGCGGCCGAGAAGACGCGGGGGCTGCCCAGGACAGAGGGCATCTCACTGAAGCAAGGTGGAGTATGCAGCGGTAGAGGATGAACACTCTGGAGCAGACATGACACCGCCTTGGCGGCCGATGTCATTTTGCTGCCGCTTACCTTGATCTGGACGCGGCCCGGCACAGAACTCGGCCGGCCACGCTCCACTCGATACGCTGAGCAAGGGTGCCCGCTCAAGTCCATACCAACCTGCCTGGCCCACTGTTTCAGTACGCCCCAGACCCCAGCAGCACCACCCGGAAGGTCCGGGCCAGAATGACGAGGTCCAGCCAGAGCGACCAGTTGCGCACGTAATAGGGGTCCCAGCGTTCCATGCCTGCGTTCCCAGCCGCCGAGCGGCCCGATACCTGCCACAGTCCCGTCATGCCCGGCTGCACCTGGGTTCTGAGTTGCCGGGTGCGGGGCAGGAGCTGCGCCTCGTGGTAGGCCGGCAGAGGCCGGGGGCCAACCAGACTCATGTCGCCGCGCAACACGTTCACCAGCTGCGGCAGTTCGTCCAGGCTGGTTTTCCTCAGCAGGCCGCCCAGACGGGTAATCCGGGGGTCCACGCGCAGCTTGAAGTGGGCTTCCCACTCGGCGCGCAGCGCGGCATTGTCGGCCAGGTGGCGCTGCAGGACCTGCTCGGCGCACGGCACCATCGTGCGGAATTTCCAGGTGAAGAAGCGCCGCCCGTGCTCTCCAATACGTTCCTGCAAAAAGAGGGGCGAGGTCCGGGTTTCCAGCCACAGCCCCGCCGCCAGCAGCAGGCACAGCGGTACCCAGAGCGGCGCCGTCACCAGCGTGCTGGTCAGGTCAAAGGCCCGCTTGAGCAGCCGGGCCGCCGGGTCCAGCAGGTTGCGTGTGAGTTCAAGGCCCAGGATGCCGCCCATGTCCACCGACATCGCCCAGAGCGACGGCAGGTCTGCCATGGCCGAGACCACCACCACCTTGCGGTAGGCGCGCAGGGTGCCTTCTATGAGCAGGGTAAATTCGTCGCGCTGAAGTTGCGGGAGGGCCACGATGGCCACCGGCGCCACCGGCCGCCCCAGGTCCAGCTCCTGCAGGTGGCCCAGCACCGGCACCCCCAGCACGCGGCCCGACGACACGTCGTCAAAGACACCGACGGGCAGGTAGCCCAGGCCTGGCGTGGCCTGCAGGGCCGCGATGACCCCTTCGTGGGCACCGTAGACCACAGTGGGCACGCCCCACAGCCGCGCCCGCATCAGCAGGTGCCGCACGGCAAAGCGCGCCAGCAGCACCAGGGGACAGGCGAGCAGAGCGCCCAGAATCAGCACCAGCCGGCTGACATCGCTGACCTGACCCACCAGCACGATGGCGAGCACCGTGACCCCGAACACCAGCGCCACCAGCCCGATGATGCGCCGGACTTCTTCCACCACCCCCAGGCCCCAGCTGGGCAGCAGCTTGTTCAGGTAAGCCCCCAGCAGCCAGGTGGCGGCCAGCAGCCCGCTCCAGGAAGGCAAAAACAGTTCGCCGAATAGCAGGCGGCGCAGACTGCCCGCCAGGCGCAAAGAGACTTCCAGGGCCAGCAGGTCACCGGCCAGCAGCATGGTGCCGTTCAGCACTCGGCGGCGCAAATACAGCAGGGCCAAAGACTGGGCAGCCTGCGGCAGAACTCGTTCAGCGCGGATGGTCAGCACGGGGGGGGCCTCCTGGCGGCAAAGGGCAGGGTCCAGGGCACCCTGAAGGGTGACTGGTCCGGGGGCTTATAGAGCTATGGGTCAGGTGGCGGGGTGGTGCAGCGGCAGGTCAGCGGCGGGCAGCGGCCCAGCCGGGCTGGCCTGCTGCCGGAAAGAGGCAATGGTGCGTTTTAGGCCCTCATCCAGACTGACCTCTGGGGCCCAGCCCAGCAGCGTGCGGGCCAGGGTGATGTCCGGCTGGCGCTGGCGGGGATCGTCGGCCGCCAGCGGCACAAAGCGGATCGGCAGCCCTGGATTGATGGCCGCGCGCACCACCTCAGCAAACCGCTGCATGGTGATGGCGTCTGTGCCGCCCAGATTGACCGGGCCGTGATAGGTCACGTCCATCAGGCGCCTTACGCCGCGAATCAGGTCGCTGACATACTGGAAACTGCGGGTTTGCTGGCCGTCGCCCTGCACCGTCAGGGCCTCGCCGGCCAGCGCTTGGTGAATGAAATTGGTCACCACCCGGCCGTCATCGGCTCGCATGTGGGGGCCGTAGGTATTGAAAATGCGGACGATGCGGGTGTCCAGGCCGTGAGCCCGGTGATAGGCCATGGTGATGGCCTCGGCGTAGCGCTTGGCCTCGTCGTAGCAGCTGCGCAGGCCATTGGGATTCACGTGGCCCCAGTAGGTTTCGGGCTGCGGGTGAACCAGGGGGTCGCCGTAGACCTCGGACGTGGAAGCCAGCAGAAAGCGGGCGCCCTGACGGCGGGCCAGGTTCAGGGCGTGCTGCGTGCCCTGGGCGCCGACCATCAGGGTCTCGACCGGAAACTGCTGATAGTGGGGCGGACTGGCCGGCGAGGCAAAATGCAGCACCCAGTCCAGGGGGCCAGCCACCAGCGGCAGCCCCTGACTGACATCGGCTTCAAAGAAGGTGAAACCGGGATGCCGCTTCAGCGCTTCGGTGTGGGCGGGCTGACCGCTCAGGTAGTTGTCCACCCCGATCACCTGAGCGCCAGATGTCAGCAAAGAGGCCGCCAGGTGACTGCCGATAAACCCGGCGCTGCCGGTCAGCAGCAGTCTCATGCGCCCACTTTGACGGCCGCCAGCCCGGACGCCGGCAGGAAAGCCGACTGGGGCTGCTCCCGGCCAATCTGTTCCAGAACAGCAGGGGCGGCGAGCGGCTCGCGGATGATGTTGCGGGCGTCAATCACCACGCGCCCCCGCATGGTGGCCAGCACTTCTTCCCAGTTCAGGCTGCGGAATTCGCTCCATTCTGTGGCGACGATGACCGCGTCAGCGCCGGCCAGCGCCGCCGACGCCGAGACCGCCTCGACATAGTGCAAGTGGGTCCATTCGCGGCGGGCGCGGGGCATCGCCACCGGGTCGTAGGCGACCACGGTGGCGCCCAGCCGGCCCAGCCGCAGGATGAAATCGTGGGCGGGCGCGTCACGCAGGTCGTCGGTGTCAGGCTTGAAGGCCATGCCCAGCACGGCCACCCGTTTGCCTTTCAGGAGGCGCACATGCTTTTGCAGTTTTTCGATGACCAGACTGCGCTGGCGCTCGTTGACCGTCATGGCGGCGCGCAGAATCGGCATGCTATAGCCGTAGTCCTGGCCAGTAGTAATCAGGGCGCTGGTGTCCTTGCCAAAGCAGCTGCCGCCCCAGCCGGCGCCCGCCGCCAGAAACCGCGTGCCGATGCGGTGGTCTAGCCCGATGCCGGCCGCCACCTCGTGAATATCGGCCCCCACGCATTCACACAGGCCAGCGATCTCGTTGGCGTAACTGATCTTGAGGGCCAGAAAGGCGTTGGCGGAGTATTTGATCATCTCGGCACTGGTCAGTGTGGTTTCTACCACCGCTGGGCGTTCATAGCCTCTGGGCCGGGGCACATGGGCCGGCGCTTCAAAACTCTGCTCGATGAGGGGGGCGTAGAGGGTCCGCATCTGCCCGGTGGCCCAGCTGCTGCCACCCAGCACAATGCGGTCCGGGTAGAGGCTGTCGCCCAGCGCGGTGCCCTCGCGCAGAAATTCGGGGTTAGAGACCACCTCGTAGTGGCTGGTGGCGTACAGCGCGGCGTGTTCTTCTAGAATACGCAGCACCCAGTCGCCTGTGCCGATAGGAACGGTACTTTTGTTGACGATAATCTGCGGCTTGCCGTCGAGGTGCTGCGCAATGCTGCGCACGGCCCCTTCCAGATACTGAAGATTGGGATGGCCGTCGGGCAGCGGCGGCGTGCCCACACAGACAAAGATGAAATCGGCCTCTGGAATAGCGTCGCTGTACTGGGTGGTCCAGCGCAGGTTGGGACTGGCCGCCTGCAGCAGGTCGTCCAGCCCCGGCTCGTAGATGGGCAGGGCGCCGGCCTTCAGGCTGCTGATTTTTCCCTCGTCACTGTCCAGACCCGTCACCTGATAGCCCAGGTACGCCAGCATAATGGCGGTGCCCAGCCCCACATACCCCGTTCCAACGATGGTGATGTTCATGTGCCCCCCTATGAGCTTGCCCACCTGCATTCCTGTGCTGCTCGTAATCTTTGTTTGCGGTAATCACGCGGCCGAAGCGAAAAATGAAGATAAAGGTGAAGGTCGCCCTGCGATTTATGTAGGTTAGAAGGACTGGGCAAGTGAATAACAGCTGGTCACCTTCTGGTCAGCTGTTACTCATGAAACACCGGGGTCACTTCTAAGGAAATCGCGGCCTATCTCATTCAAGAGCTTGAAATTACAAAGTTGACTGATGAGACAGCTCTACTTGGACCAAGTTGTGAAGCCTGAAGAATCTGAAGAAAAGTCAGGTTGACTTCAGATATCTCCCTGAGCAACTGCTTGTCAGAGCTGGGCACCAGTCGCTCATCTCACAGCCTCAATCCCAGGCACTCACAATGGGGACGGATGCCCTGCCAGCGGACTCAGCAGCGACATCCTCTGTTTTTTTGATGCCTGGTCTGCACGAACTGCCTCAAGGTTCTACAGGAGTGCTATGACGCAGCTGACCTCTTTACCCGGTGTGTCTGGGGGACCGCGTCTGACCGCGCCGCACA
Above is a window of Deinococcus betulae DNA encoding:
- a CDS encoding exopolysaccharide biosynthesis polyprenyl glycosylphosphotransferase yields the protein MLTIRAERVLPQAAQSLALLYLRRRVLNGTMLLAGDLLALEVSLRLAGSLRRLLFGELFLPSWSGLLAATWLLGAYLNKLLPSWGLGVVEEVRRIIGLVALVFGVTVLAIVLVGQVSDVSRLVLILGALLACPLVLLARFAVRHLLMRARLWGVPTVVYGAHEGVIAALQATPGLGYLPVGVFDDVSSGRVLGVPVLGHLQELDLGRPVAPVAIVALPQLQRDEFTLLIEGTLRAYRKVVVVSAMADLPSLWAMSVDMGGILGLELTRNLLDPAARLLKRAFDLTSTLVTAPLWVPLCLLLAAGLWLETRTSPLFLQERIGEHGRRFFTWKFRTMVPCAEQVLQRHLADNAALRAEWEAHFKLRVDPRITRLGGLLRKTSLDELPQLVNVLRGDMSLVGPRPLPAYHEAQLLPRTRQLRTQVQPGMTGLWQVSGRSAAGNAGMERWDPYYVRNWSLWLDLVILARTFRVVLLGSGAY
- a CDS encoding UDP-glucuronic acid decarboxylase family protein, giving the protein MRLLLTGSAGFIGSHLAASLLTSGAQVIGVDNYLSGQPAHTEALKRHPGFTFFEADVSQGLPLVAGPLDWVLHFASPASPPHYQQFPVETLMVGAQGTQHALNLARRQGARFLLASTSEVYGDPLVHPQPETYWGHVNPNGLRSCYDEAKRYAEAITMAYHRAHGLDTRIVRIFNTYGPHMRADDGRVVTNFIHQALAGEALTVQGDGQQTRSFQYVSDLIRGVRRLMDVTYHGPVNLGGTDAITMQRFAEVVRAAINPGLPIRFVPLAADDPRQRQPDITLARTLLGWAPEVSLDEGLKRTIASFRQQASPAGPLPAADLPLHHPAT
- a CDS encoding UDP-glucose dehydrogenase family protein produces the protein MNITIVGTGYVGLGTAIMLAYLGYQVTGLDSDEGKISSLKAGALPIYEPGLDDLLQAASPNLRWTTQYSDAIPEADFIFVCVGTPPLPDGHPNLQYLEGAVRSIAQHLDGKPQIIVNKSTVPIGTGDWVLRILEEHAALYATSHYEVVSNPEFLREGTALGDSLYPDRIVLGGSSWATGQMRTLYAPLIEQSFEAPAHVPRPRGYERPAVVETTLTSAEMIKYSANAFLALKISYANEIAGLCECVGADIHEVAAGIGLDHRIGTRFLAAGAGWGGSCFGKDTSALITTGQDYGYSMPILRAAMTVNERQRSLVIEKLQKHVRLLKGKRVAVLGMAFKPDTDDLRDAPAHDFILRLGRLGATVVAYDPVAMPRARREWTHLHYVEAVSASAALAGADAVIVATEWSEFRSLNWEEVLATMRGRVVIDARNIIREPLAAPAVLEQIGREQPQSAFLPASGLAAVKVGA